In Rouxiella sp. WC2420, the following proteins share a genomic window:
- a CDS encoding autoinducer binding domain-containing protein, which produces MRHSSFKNLAINEEIKKTLNEQLSIYQGIHYAYGIMNKKNPIDLTIITNKDAWFELYAKNKYQLTDPVLITALNHVLPFSWDENIMINYSMKLPKVFNIAKNYNIISGYTFMVHDPSNNLSILSLMTNAQDKSHSDFIFDAHKEHLQMLLLKVHDKLISLYNDTPVVADKDDISQVFSKRENEVLYYASLGKTYNEIATILDIKLPTVKFHTGNALKKMGVNNIRQGIKIANELHLITPLLFGME; this is translated from the coding sequence ATGAGACATTCTAGCTTTAAGAACTTGGCCATTAATGAAGAAATTAAAAAAACGCTGAATGAACAATTAAGCATTTATCAAGGAATTCACTATGCCTATGGAATAATGAATAAAAAAAACCCCATAGATCTCACAATCATTACTAATAAAGATGCCTGGTTCGAGCTCTATGCCAAAAATAAATATCAGCTTACTGACCCCGTACTAATTACAGCATTAAATCACGTCCTGCCTTTCTCATGGGATGAGAATATCATGATAAATTACAGTATGAAACTGCCAAAAGTTTTTAATATAGCTAAAAATTACAATATTATCAGCGGCTACACTTTTATGGTTCACGACCCCAGCAATAATCTTTCCATACTTTCATTAATGACCAACGCACAAGATAAAAGCCATTCGGATTTTATCTTTGACGCACACAAAGAGCATCTGCAAATGTTGTTGCTGAAAGTCCACGACAAACTGATCTCACTTTATAATGACACGCCGGTGGTTGCCGATAAGGACGACATCTCTCAAGTGTTTTCAAAACGTGAAAATGAAGTCCTTTATTATGCCAGTCTGGGCAAAACTTATAATGAGATAGCAACAATACTTGATATAAAACTACCTACAGTGAAATTTCATACCGGCAATGCGCTTAAAAAAATGGGAGTCAATAACATTCGACAAGGTATCAAGATAGCGAATGAGCTACATCTTATTACTCCACTGCTCTTTGGGATGGAATGA